The Cannabis sativa cultivar Pink pepper isolate KNU-18-1 chromosome 8, ASM2916894v1, whole genome shotgun sequence genomic interval gtcccttctaatgtatactccatacatccgatactgataaactttgccaatgccctggagagggcataacacttatccaaggtgtaagcatacctaacgctgattatcatgccagtctaaatccagtgaactgacaaatcagggaattaaactttcgaacatataatcaagattatattccattgtgctgacaacactataatcattaacaaatacatatattctggagttaatagaatttataatcatgaaataaatcatgtgaaccatgcaacataatatgatttttgatctttactaattagtaaatctgattatattgaaatgagttttatttagggcacaaaacccaacatattcATACTCTACATTTATAGAATACTATTCATtgctctaaatatattttattaaatattttaaattttaataattagtttatataaagatatatgtatacattaatattatacatttgaaataaataaaatataataaaattttaaaaagtaagatTTGggtgatatattttaaaaaagttgATGTATGGTGTAATGTTAAAGTAtgctataaaatagagaaagtagaattttaataatgtattttaaaagaaaataaaaaaaactattgaGAATACTATATTTGCTTCACTCCTAACATGAGTCTCATTACACTTTGAGAAATATGAGAATTACaactaaatatataaaatacatgaAAAGTATTAAAACAAGATTATATaagaataagaaaaagaaataataatagtaCATAACATTATATGAATATAAAGAAGAGGAGGATCTCTCAAAGACTTAAATAAGGTCAAGGATCTTTGTCCTAAAAGTTATTTTCTCGCTCACATAGACACTTAGAAATTTTTTAGAAATGCTCTTAAGGATTTCTTAAACCTAGTATGCTCACCCTAGTGTCTAAGGATGAGTATATCCTCACAAGGTTCTAACCACAATAAAAGTAATTTCAACCAAGAGTATCACAAGTAAATAATATAGTCTCTATTTATAAAGTTTTTTATTCCCATATGAACATGAATAACAACCATAAAGTCTTTGGATATGATAAATCATAAATTGAGCATTTGTAAAATTAATCGAGTAATTTGGAAGAGTTTAAAGTTGTTAGAAAGGCTCTCAAATGTTCAAAAAGCAAGCAATTGCATgctgaaaaaaatagtaattagttattagttattattttttttttttgaacttcgGTCAATTCTTCTCGAAAGTATTTTAAAACTACACTCACTTGATTTTGAACAATTTATACACCTTATAAGTGAATAAATCAAGCCCCCAACAATTATATTTTCAATAGCTATCATTCATTCACATCCATAAACAATTAGTAACATTTTTTACTAATATAAGAGTGATACACAATTTATAATCATCATTTCTCAAGGATTTGTAACTCTTTTTTATGATCAATACCAACATTTTGTAACTCCATAGTGAATGTTACAATTTGACAAATTAATAATTtgtcacacttaattatttgtaacataattatttaatctaaatattatattatataaaataatataacattcttCTACtagattaaataatatttcatatgtgacataatattttatttaatcaatcaaacatTATATTATAGAGTAATATAATATTCCCTCACTTTATTAAATAACTCCACTCTAATAGAAACTATTTCATTGATGCATAATGTAAAATGTATTTTGACTTGAATTTTACCATAGTTTAATTACCCCAATATTTGTCAAAATTTTGATTgtcgtagcattgaaccactattcctTGATAACAActcggtgataacacacacttTTGCTATGTTCACTCAAGAACCTTATGGATTACTTTTGAACCATTAATTACCACATGCACAAATCCAATTTATGGACTTTCTAGAGAATAACTcttaattctcataagaggTAGCACCACCCCTACTATATTTAGGTGGAGTTTAAGTATTTTACAACTCCTTAGAcacttcttaatcttaagtgagttttattttaagcttaAGGCCCATTAGAAAATCTTTTAGTTTTAACCCTCCATTTTTCACCACATGTACTCAAGTACTCATCTATAGATGTGACTATTTGAGTACCacatttgtaacgccctaaaaaAATGATTAGGCACgatacccaaaatacttatggaAGTCCTAATCCTCTAATCAGGATTattaatcaaaatagcgcagaatttaaacttttaaattaaacagaatgaaaataaaacttgtaatacttttaaacttttaaacagttgggatcccaaaaatatttacaaatgctattacaagtcatttctttctagccgacctaaacggcaaaatagaattcaatagttcatcactgatagacccttaacccgcttggtctgatacggcgtgaacatgtacattcttcgtcctactcctcaaactcatggttgatcagccacagacttaccctttcctacacagtagagcacccgtgagccaagcccagcaagacagtaaaaattataacaaatataatatgctcattcacataagTCTGTATAACACAGACCTGATTAAtatatcaacatgcccatttatgtctacgtggcgtagacctatgtgttgcgttcacacatctatttaaatctacatgacgtagacccacgtgttgctctcacacgtctaaatacattaaggccttagaattggttcatctcggttatggttaccgagtctaacccgattatgccttgagcgcataatccctaaatctcatttcaaataACACGGCATGGCATTATTCACATATATTactagagtaataaccctaggctattagaccgttcctattaggttaataaccctaatcccggttattaaacattcatgcatatcattcccAATATAAGctccactgcgcatactctacgtgctaatcactgtcttacctgttttccagcAATAGAAAGAGATTCCGAATTCCCGGGTGCTcgtgatcaggtgccggtaatcctagtcacacaaatccgggataattcacacttagggttaacccctgactttcaactcataaaaattcaagcatggcatttaaaatttagataatcatacagagctcggaccgagctttccaacgatataaagaactcccaaatcggagttcGGAATCAAAAGTTACGAACTTTTGAAAATCAActcgaaactgcccaaaaacacgagggcgggccgcggcatgcccaGACCATGTCGCGGCACCTGGGACCAATTCCCAGGTCCACTCAGAGGAGCGGGCCATGGCATGCTCTGGGTGCAGAACCCAGAAACCAGCAAGCTTCTACTCGAATTTCAGCTTCCAAACCCAACCAAACTCACATAAATCCATAACCAAAACTTCCAAATCATAATTCAAAGTTACTAGTAATCACTAGGGATTTAAAACATAGCATAAAGCATTAAAATCCAGCAACAAACCCTCAAGAATTAATGTAGCAAAGACACCTCAAAATCATGCTCAATCATGGCTACACTAAGCTCTTGAACAAGAGCTTCATCAACACCAACCAAACCTTTTTCCAGCAGTAAAAACCATAAGCAACAATTGGATTAAGCATGAAAAACAACCTTGAGTTATACTCTAAGCTCAAACCAACACAACACAAGAGATTAACAAGCTTAAACATCCAATTCACTGAGCATGCAACCTATCATCTTTATCACCAAATTCATACTTCCAATCACAGAATTCAGCAACTAAAAATAAGGTCAAGATCATAGGATATTACCTCAAAATCACAACAAAGCAAGAACAAAGATTTTCTCCCAAAAATTAAGCTTCCAATCACACCAAATTCTTCACAAATCAAGCTTGAAAAATAAGAGGGTAAGAGAGGGAGAGGGAGAGGGTGAGAGGAAGAAACAACCAGAAAATTAATcctttttccttcaaaaatccATTTAATTTCATGTAAATCAAATATGGTCAAAGACCATTTTCCTCCCTAGGGCTAAAATACTcacatacaccctcacaagggcaaaatagtcattcaatactcaattaattccaaataaatttcagattccaTATTATCaactaaaatgccaaataatccatccaatttgcatttcgggcccgaacccggttcggctcgaaattcccggttgttactataccgcgctaacctgtcagaacacacctgaaaagacaacacagacatactatataataatatagttctattaagcacataattaaattaatttcatcaatttacccttctcgagacataattaccaaaatacccctggctcaccaacggggtctttaacatattaaaattcatagaAATTCacacatattaaattatataataatataattcctcaattatataattatctagttagggttttgctaattctttttcttaattccgggtattacaacaTTCACTCTATTAACTTGTTATTATCTATTGAACATAAGGCTATATTTTTACTATTGTTAAGATAGGTTATCATCAATGACTAAAACACTAAAGAAGTTTAGGTGATATCCCTAAAagattcatgctttaatcttgtatgtAGACTAAGCGATTAATTAACCTCACACTTTTGATTCCAAGCGAATCATGCTAGCCAAATATTGTGTCCACTTTTAAGGTGACCAATTTTCTCCTTAAGTAGTaaagctttgaaaatttaatcataaaaaattAGTTCTTACACAACTCAATTTCTCACCAATTTTGATAATTTTGAAACTAAACATATCAAAATCAAACTCTAATGTAGAcactaaatgtgtctaaattgAACACTTAACTTTAGACACCAAATATGTCTAAGTTACACTTTATTttaagacaccaaacatgtctaaatttTGTCATATTGGAGTATGAACCATTTGTTAGCTTCCAcaaacaacttgaagaacataagtAACACAACTAAGTTGaatctaaccatatcaggattaagatccatagacctaagatcgaccgttgatattgacttagaatgATATAATCGTAAGttaatttatgatatcttatccaagatcaatatcagcccctttcaatgtatactccatacatccgatactggtaaactttgtcaatgcccaagaaaagacataacacttattctgttgggttttatgccctaaataaaactcacttcaatataatcagatttatttattaatatagatcagaaataacatttaatgttgcatggttcacatgatttatttcatgattatatgtacataatgtatgaattcatctgaaacccttttcacatatttgatcatgtttattgtgctgtcaacacattggaaagtaaacatgactatgtgaataaagtttcctagatttatcagacacaggattttattgatatgataatctacaacagagtttacttgcatttggagaaatgctatgttctttccagaacattggttaaagtaaagctcaggttggatgcatggagtatgcatcggaagggactgatattgaactttgacttagatttattaaacttaccgtaatatctattcaagtcaatatcgcctagttgatcctagatcaaatgatcttaatcctgttatgattaggggcaatctcaagaggctattcgtgttctttgatttgttagttaagcctacttttgggtcagggtgatacgtacatttcgggaatacggtagtgcaattgagtgggagcgctaacataaacatgaaatctatagcttctatttggcgaatagtaagtaaaggatgatctccttcgagcttgaccaaacgaaaaataaacggtggagatctcatttcacataagctgaaatatcatttatacggggttaagtgttttaaggattaaatacattgtagggtgtaacggtaatctaatccctttacagtgtagatcattcatatagaggatcattgatcaaattaggattataacaatggataactaatgatgtgtctatatggtggaacatatagagcattctatatactgagagtgtaattctaagttctatgcatggattcaacgaagaattaataagacagtgaatttaggttataaattcttgatctgcttattggaagctcggttatatagaccaatggtccccccactagttgagataatattgcttgtaagactcatataattggttttgattaatcaattataattctcaatttagactatgtctatttgtgaatttttcactaagtaagggcgaaattgtaaagaaagagttttaggggcatatttgttaattatgatactttgtatggttcaattaataaatatgataaatgacaatattatttaataattatttatagttattaaatagttagaattggcatttaaatggttaaattagaaaattggcatttttgagaaaaacagatgcagaattgagaaaactgcaaaatccaagtaaggcccattacactacatggccggccacttggaatgatttttcaaactgatattttcattattttaatgccaaataattcaaacctaaccctagtggaatgctataaatagatagtgaaggcttcaggaaatttacactaaatttttctactttttccttcagagaaaaacctgagccttctctctctatacctagccgccaccttcttctctttcttccctcttcaatttcgaaatttcttagtgttagagtagtgcccacacacagcaagtgatacctcaatcatagtgaggaagatcgtgaagaaagactttcagcaagaaggagtttcaatactaaagaattagagaaagagatccaggttcagatattgataatgctctgctacagaaaggaatcaagggctagatatctgaacggaaggagtcataatattccgctgcacccaatgtaaggtttactaaactttatatgtgtttatttcatcattttagaaagttcatatttagggtgttaatcaacatacttgtgagttaagatcctggtaaaataatttccaacatattcaaggtgtaagtataccttatcgccaaTTATGATGccaatctaaatccagtgaactgacaaatcatgggaattaaacttttgaacatataatcatgattatatttcactgtgctgacgacactataatcatgaataaatatatttttatatatgttttggacttagtagaatttatacattaaacataatcatgaaataaatcttgtgagccatgcaacataaaatgatttctaatcttttactaattagtaaatctgattgtattgaaataggttttatatatggcacaaaacccaacagataggtgtatgggcgcctagatacaagtcggtaatatattttatgtcatgtgcttttcttactgagtctgttgactcacagatattatttttgtgtGTTGGTAAAGggaaggcgaaagctgaacaacAGTGAGTTTCAAGCTTAggtgatgattgtacatgtcaaggtGATACGACCCGGAGTGTTTTTTCTCGGGACGACTTAGGCTGTATTTTGTAGTCACTGTGCGACATATCTGTAAAAGTTATTTTGATTATGACTGTAAAAGTTTAAACATGAGATTCCGATTTATAAAATGTATatgtttataaagtttaatagtttaaatcaaaaatttaatttggcACGATTATCAAGGAAAACCCTTTGATTATCAAATGTGGCACAATAATTAGAAAATCACTATAGCGCGCCTATGTATTAGGGCGTTAAAATTTTGATATTAGAGCCACCAAGTTTGTCTACCGAACATTgtcaagacatgtacaatcatcatcagagaAAAACTCGACTTACGGTTTAATAAGTTTTTACTTATTTAGTAAATTAGAAAAGCATGTTAGGGAGCATAAtagtttataattatttatttaaatgcaTTGCCTTAAAATCCATAAAGTGCGATACATAGAGTATGTGATCGCTTTCTGACCTACCTGACTCATGGGTTTGCatgctaagtcctattaaatggaggCCTAGTGAAATACAAGGAGTTAGGGTAACATGGTTGAGAACGGAAGCGGTCGGGGAGGTCAAAATCCCCCGAATCCCTGTGGACGTGACAGAGGCTGTGAAAGGTTTCAAGGTGGTAGACATGAGAATCCACCCCAAGCTCCTTTGGATTGGAAGCAAAGGTTTGAAGAATCGCAAGCTCGAATCCTCCAGCAAGATGAACAAATTCAGAGGCTGAGATAGCAGGGTCCTCTTGCAGTGCCTCCGCAGCAACTGCCGACGGCTTTGGTTCCAATGGTGCCAACAAAACAACCTATTATTGGCCACCGTATGGAGCCATTGTATGAGAGGTTTCGCAAGCAAGAGCCTCCAGTTTTTTTGGGAAGCCTGGATGCTATGAAGGCTGACCAGTGACTCAGTttaatagaaaaaattatgaatttcATGGGAGTCgttggaaatgatcgggtgacctATTATCGAGTAGAATGGGATGTTCTAAGAGCAGTCATGCATCGTATGGGCTTTGTGGGTAGATGGATTGACCTTGTCATGACTTGTGTGTCAACAGTCCGTCATAAAGTTGTTCACGGTGGCCATGTGTTGAGCCTATCCAGCCGTCTCGTGGAATCTGCCAAGGTGACCCTCTTTCAACATACCTTTTCATTATATGTGCAGAAGGTCTTTCGACTTTAATCTAGAAATTTGAAGCCAACAATCTTATTCAAGGGTGTCGTGTTGCTCATCGTGCGCCCCCTATCACACACATGTTCTTTGCAGATGATAATTACTTATTTTTCCAAGCTACAAGAGGTGCTACTGACAGTATTTCCACACTTCTCCAGCTTTTTGAACAAGCTTCTGGCCAAAAGGTTAATCGCTCCAAATCCTCAATTTTCTTCAGCCCTAACACTGATGCTCTAACTCGGTCTCAGGTTTGCTACATCCTCCATATGATCGAAGCTCTTGAAGGCAGTATGTACCCTGGTCTCCCCAACATTATTGGTCGTAATAAAAATGTCGTGCTTGGTTTTATCAAGAATAAAATCATTGCTCGGATAAACAGTTGGGATGTCGAATTCCTATCCTGTGCTGGAAAGGAAATTCTCCTCAAAACTGTCATACAATCTCTACCCCCTTACGCTATGAGTGTTTTCCTTCTACCACTATGCACTTGTactgaaattgagaaattaatgGCCACCTTTGGTGGAAGACTAGCTCAAGTAAAGGACGTGGTATTATTTGGATGTCTTGGGATAGATTAGCTTCCCCCAAAGAAGATGGCGGCATGGGCTTTAGACATCTCCATGATTTCAACCTTGCCATGCTTGCGAAACAAGGGTGACGCTTATTGTGTAAACCCAAATCTCTTGTTGGTAGAGCCTATAAAGTCAAATAGTTCCCCAATGGTGATTATCTTTCAGCTGAACTTGGTAATAATCCAAGCTTTGTGTGGCGCAGTATTTGGAGTGCTCAAAACGTGGTTCGCCTCGGTGCTTTGCGGGTTGTTGGTGATGGTAAAACCACCAATATTATTGGTACTCCTTGGCTGCCAAACCCTAAGTATAGATTCATTAGTTCTACACATCCTGGACTGCATAATCAATGGTCAGTTCTCTATTTTCATGTTAATAACCGAAGTTGGGATTTGGATGTGGTTAAATACATGTTTTCAGTTCGTGATGCCAACTTGATTCTTGGCATTCCTTTGGGTAACACAACAGGTACTGATTTCTGGTCTTGGGCTGTTGATCACAAAGGTCATTTTTTTGTCCAAAGCGCCTACTCATTGCTATAGAAACAAAAACCAGCAACACCTGGGCTTAACAACTCTGGTTTCTGGCGTAAGTTACGACACCCAAAATGTTAAATTTCCTATGGCGTGCAATATCTGGCTCCCTCCCCACTTGTGTGAACCTCGTATCCAAACATGTGCAAATTTCAGCTAGCTGCCCTGTGTGTCAATCCCATGCTGAAACAACTTACCACGCACTGCTCATCTGCGGTTTGCCAAAAATTGTTGGGCACTCTTCAGTTTTCCCATTAACATGGCTGCTATTGCAACATTTGGTAGTTGATTTGAGACATTGCAGAGTGCATCAACTACTGATGTTGTTTGCCGTACTGCTATGGTGTGTTGGGCGGTGTGGAAAGCTCACAACAATGTCGTTTGGAACAAGTGAAATTCAACCGTAAATGATACTTTAGTCTCCGCATCTATTACTCTTGACTATTGGAGAAAAGTTCAGGATAAACATGCTCTATTGTCATAAACTTTCGAAAACAATGGTGATTGAGCTGAGCATTGGACAAAACTGGCTTTAAATCACATCAAGATTAATGTTGATGCTGCTCTATTCCATCAAGATACCTCCTACTGCTTTGGTATTGTTGCAAGAAACAACCTGGGCCAACTAATTGAAGCTAAAATAGCCCACAAATGTGGTATATATTCGGCTGAGGTTTTTGAGGCGTTGGGGATCAAAGAAGCTCTTAGTTGGATCAAGAGTAGAAATTGGCATAATGTAGAGATTGAATCCGATAGTTTGTTACAGTCCAAGCCATCCGAAGTAATCAAGAAATGTCCTCCACCTTTGGCTTAATCATTCAAGATTGTCAATTTTATTGTCTTCTCTACATGATGTACATTTACGTTTTATTAAACGATCAGCAAATCAAGTTGTTAAGCATGCTCGATTTCTTTCTGGTTGTAGCATTTTTTAACAGGATGTTTGGCCTAATTTGAAGACTCTCTTGTATTCAGAATGCAATTAATTCaataaaattgacattttataaaaaaaaaaataaaaaatacctatTAGATGAGTTGGTTAGAATTGCAGCACCAAAAATATTAGCAGAGCCATCATGATGAGTTTTTCTAATTTAGTATTTAATAACCACCTTAATTGCCACCATTTGATATCTTCAATGGATTTTTTTGTCTACACCTACACTTGTTTcagatatgtatatatgtatccGTTTCTCATATACGAATGAATCAATACATTAATGTATTATCTTGTAGTTTGTCTATAAATTTCATTTGCAAGAGTACATGATGCATAAAATGTGTTGAATTAAATGAGGGGGATGAAGAATAGATATTTGGGCCTTACTACTTTCTGTTGCATCTGATTTGATATGATTTCtgataaatttttgaaaagatgagCTTTTAACCACTAGTTTCTTTGGACAGGAATCTGAAACTTAATTTCATGATCATGAAAAATGATCGCTTTAATGAAGTATATTGGAAAAGAAAGTCCTACCATTACTTACACAAACTGCTTTCCAAAACCCCTTAAGCCATAACCACAAAACCTTCTTATATCCCATTATCACAGTCAAATAAATTTACTCCCACCAAACCATAATCAATTTGTTCTTCTAACAGGCTTGTACAATACCATCCTAACATATTTTTGGCGAAATCTACGCGTGGAACCAAGTGCGATGAACTGACCATCAAATTGGTGTTGAATGTACAAATGGTTCAACTCTGTGTGTTGCGGGTGCTGACCATCGTTTAA includes:
- the LOC115700123 gene encoding uncharacterized protein LOC115700123 translates to MNFMGVVGNDRVTYYRVEWDVLRAVMHRMGFVGRWIDLVMTCVSTVRHKVVHGGHVLSLSSRLVESAKVTLFQHTFSLYVQKLFEQASGQKVNRSKSSIFFSPNTDALTRSQVCYILHMIEALEGSMYPGLPNIIGRNKNVVLGFIKNKIIARINSWDVEFLSCAGKEILLKTVIQSLPPYAMSVFLLPLCTCTEIEKLMATFGGRLAQVKDVVLFGCLGID